From the genome of Gracilibacillus salitolerans, one region includes:
- a CDS encoding TIGR00266 family protein, which translates to MNNHEIDFKLHGDDMQFVEVELDPQETVVAEAGSLMMMDSDISMETIFGDGSSNQGGLVGKLLGAGKRVITGESLFMTTFTNQGAGKKHVSFASPYPGKIVPMDLSELNGKIICQKDAFLAAAKGVAIGVEFQRKMGTGFFGGEGFIMQKLEGDGMAFVHAGGTIHKRELQPGEKLRVDTGCLVAMTGDVDYNIEFVGGIKTALFGGEGIFFATLSGPGTVWVQSLPFSRLASKVFAALPEKGGNKGEGGIGGVFDLFNK; encoded by the coding sequence ATGAACAATCATGAAATTGACTTTAAATTACACGGAGATGATATGCAATTTGTAGAAGTGGAGTTAGATCCACAGGAAACAGTAGTTGCTGAAGCTGGAAGTTTAATGATGATGGATAGTGATATCTCGATGGAAACGATTTTCGGGGATGGGTCTTCCAATCAAGGAGGACTGGTTGGTAAATTACTTGGTGCTGGTAAACGAGTTATTACAGGTGAAAGTTTATTTATGACAACATTTACGAATCAGGGTGCAGGTAAAAAACATGTCTCATTTGCTTCCCCTTATCCAGGAAAAATCGTACCCATGGATTTAAGCGAATTAAACGGGAAAATTATATGCCAGAAAGATGCTTTCTTAGCTGCTGCTAAAGGAGTGGCTATAGGTGTTGAATTTCAGCGTAAAATGGGGACTGGATTCTTTGGTGGAGAAGGTTTTATCATGCAAAAGTTAGAAGGAGATGGCATGGCATTTGTTCATGCTGGAGGTACCATCCACAAGCGTGAATTACAGCCTGGGGAGAAATTACGTGTCGATACAGGATGTTTAGTTGCAATGACTGGCGATGTAGATTATAACATTGAATTTGTTGGGGGAATCAAAACTGCACTATTCGGCGGAGAAGGGATTTTCTTTGCAACATTGTCAGGACCAGGAACGGTGTGGGTGCAATCATTACCATTCAGTCGCCTTGCAAGTAAGGTATTTGCTGCACTACCTGAGAAAGGTGGAAATAAAGGAGAAGGTGGTATTGGCGGGGTATTTGACTTATTTAACAAGTAA
- a CDS encoding PadR family transcriptional regulator: MNIQFKKGALELCVLALLNKQDHYGYELVKKISDQIAISEGSVYPLLRRLKKEEYFTTYLQESQEGPSRKYYKLTDKGREYLYDLLKEWQQFSEGVNHIIKEGVSNE, from the coding sequence ATGAATATCCAATTTAAAAAAGGAGCGCTAGAGTTATGTGTGCTTGCTTTGTTAAATAAGCAAGATCATTACGGTTACGAGCTTGTCAAAAAAATATCAGATCAGATTGCTATATCTGAAGGTTCTGTTTACCCCTTATTAAGGAGATTGAAGAAGGAAGAGTACTTTACAACTTATTTGCAGGAATCACAGGAAGGGCCATCGCGTAAATATTACAAATTAACGGATAAAGGTAGAGAGTATCTTTATGATTTGCTCAAGGAATGGCAGCAATTCTCTGAAGGAGTAAATCATATTATTAAGGAAGGTGTTAGTAATGAATAA
- a CDS encoding HAAS signaling domain-containing protein, with the protein MNKKEFLTSLDSRLQKLSKEERLDILQDFSEHFEIGKEDGKTEEAIAHSLGSPSQIEKELLASYYVEKVESTSSASNVLKAVWAVIGLSFFNLVIVLGPFIALVSLIAAGWIAGTAFVLSPILFLINVAVFPGTFEFFDMFFSLTLCGLGLLVVIGMLFVTRYSTKGLIKYLNYNVNLVKGGMKS; encoded by the coding sequence ATGAATAAAAAGGAATTTTTAACAAGTTTAGATTCAAGGTTACAAAAGCTTTCGAAAGAAGAGAGACTAGATATTTTGCAGGATTTCAGTGAACACTTCGAGATTGGTAAAGAAGATGGGAAGACAGAAGAAGCAATTGCTCATTCATTAGGATCACCCAGTCAAATTGAGAAAGAATTATTAGCTAGCTACTATGTAGAAAAAGTGGAGTCCACTTCATCAGCGAGTAATGTATTAAAAGCTGTTTGGGCGGTTATCGGATTAAGTTTCTTCAACTTAGTAATTGTACTCGGACCTTTTATCGCTCTAGTTAGCTTGATTGCGGCTGGCTGGATAGCAGGTACAGCATTCGTATTGTCTCCAATATTGTTCCTAATTAATGTAGCCGTTTTTCCCGGTACTTTCGAATTTTTTGACATGTTTTTTTCTCTTACACTATGTGGACTCGGTTTATTAGTTGTGATTGGAATGCTTTTTGTCACCCGTTATTCGACAAAAGGACTCATAAAATATTTGAATTATAATGTAAATCTTGTTAAAGGTGGAATGAAATCATGA
- a CDS encoding fructose-specific PTS transporter subunit EIIC — translation MTKVLAITSCPNGIAHTYMAAENLEKAAEEMNIDIKVETQGSIGAENELTASEIEEADAIIIAADKAVEKSRFIGKKLVAAGVQEGIRNPKNLIEKALSDDAPVHKGEGNNKKEKMPTASEGTKQNPIYRHLMNGVSFMVPFIVVGGLLIAIALTIGGVPGEGGIAIPEDSFWKTIESIGGAAFSFMVPILAGYIAYSIADRPGLAPGMIGGFIAANGSFYGSEASAGFLGGIIAGFLAGYVALWIKKIKVPKMVQPIMPIIIIPVFSSLIVGLLFVLLIGAPVAQVFESLTGWLAGMQGTSSILLALILGAMISFDMGGPVNKVAFLFGAAMIGEGNYEIMGPIAVAIAVPPIGLGLATLMFKNKFEQAQQETGKASLAMGFFGITEGAIPFAAQDPLRVIPSIMIGSMTGSVVAMLSNVGDRVAHGGPIVGVLGAVDNVIMFFVAIIIGAIVTAFMINLLRKDVENPVVEDSAVEEAESNNPSAPQSVEQIDKLTDITSVELIDPDIKANDRDGVIDEMIAKLDANDVLTSKQDFRKAILDREAESSTGIGMNVAIPHGKSDAVKVPRVVFGIKRDGVDWHSADDSLAKLVFMIAVPKHAEGDAHLKILQMLSRKLMDDQFREQLLNVRSEEEAYQLLDQIQ, via the coding sequence ATGACTAAAGTATTAGCGATTACATCTTGTCCTAATGGGATTGCGCATACGTATATGGCTGCTGAGAATTTGGAAAAAGCAGCAGAAGAGATGAATATAGATATTAAAGTGGAAACGCAAGGCTCAATTGGGGCGGAAAATGAATTGACCGCATCGGAGATTGAAGAAGCAGATGCAATAATTATTGCTGCGGATAAAGCAGTTGAAAAGTCTCGCTTTATAGGTAAGAAGTTGGTAGCAGCAGGTGTACAGGAAGGGATTCGAAATCCTAAAAACTTAATTGAAAAAGCGTTAAGTGATGATGCCCCGGTACATAAAGGGGAAGGGAATAACAAAAAAGAAAAAATGCCAACAGCTTCGGAAGGGACGAAGCAAAATCCAATTTACCGTCACTTAATGAATGGTGTATCCTTTATGGTACCATTTATCGTTGTCGGGGGGTTATTAATTGCGATTGCTTTAACCATCGGTGGTGTTCCAGGTGAAGGCGGTATTGCGATACCAGAAGATTCCTTTTGGAAAACGATAGAGTCGATTGGTGGTGCCGCGTTTAGCTTTATGGTACCAATCTTGGCTGGTTACATTGCTTATAGTATTGCAGATCGACCAGGTTTAGCTCCAGGTATGATTGGCGGTTTTATTGCTGCTAATGGGAGCTTTTATGGTAGTGAAGCAAGTGCAGGTTTTCTTGGTGGTATTATCGCAGGTTTCTTAGCAGGTTATGTGGCGTTATGGATTAAGAAAATTAAAGTGCCGAAGATGGTACAACCGATTATGCCAATTATTATTATTCCGGTATTTTCTTCGCTAATTGTAGGGTTGCTTTTTGTATTATTAATCGGTGCCCCAGTAGCACAAGTATTTGAATCACTAACAGGTTGGCTTGCAGGTATGCAAGGAACAAGCTCGATTTTATTGGCTCTCATTTTAGGTGCTATGATTTCATTTGATATGGGTGGCCCGGTTAATAAAGTAGCCTTCTTATTTGGTGCAGCAATGATTGGCGAAGGTAACTATGAAATCATGGGCCCTATTGCGGTTGCCATTGCTGTACCGCCAATTGGTTTAGGCTTAGCAACATTAATGTTCAAAAATAAATTCGAACAAGCACAGCAGGAAACTGGTAAGGCATCTTTAGCAATGGGCTTCTTCGGTATTACAGAGGGTGCAATTCCATTCGCGGCACAGGATCCTTTACGTGTCATCCCGAGTATTATGATCGGTTCCATGACAGGTTCAGTTGTTGCCATGTTAAGTAATGTTGGAGACAGGGTAGCGCATGGTGGCCCAATAGTTGGGGTATTAGGCGCTGTTGACAATGTCATTATGTTCTTCGTTGCCATTATTATTGGTGCAATTGTGACGGCATTTATGATTAATTTACTGAGGAAAGATGTTGAAAACCCAGTCGTAGAAGATTCAGCTGTAGAAGAAGCGGAGTCGAATAATCCTTCTGCTCCCCAATCAGTAGAACAAATAGATAAACTAACAGACATTACAAGTGTAGAGTTAATTGATCCAGATATTAAAGCAAATGACAGAGATGGTGTCATTGATGAAATGATTGCAAAATTAGATGCTAATGATGTTTTAACATCTAAACAAGACTTTAGAAAAGCAATATTAGATCGTGAAGCAGAAAGCTCTACAGGTATTGGTATGAATGTGGCCATTCCCCACGGTAAATCAGATGCAGTAAAAGTACCACGGGTCGTGTTTGGGATAAAAAGAGATGGTGTAGATTGGCATAGTGCGGATGATTCTCTGGCGAAGTTAGTCTTCATGATTGCCGTACCAAAACATGCAGAAGGAGATGCGCATTTAAAGATCCTACAAATGCTCTCCAGAAAATTAATGGATGATCAATTTAGAGAACAATTATTAAATGTAAGGTCTGAGGAAGAAGCATATCAATTATTAGACCAAATACAATAA
- a CDS encoding ammonium transporter yields the protein MDTVLMDNLWVIIGTFLVLLMIGGFILLEAGSTRMKNAGHIAGKTIFTIGIGSIVFWAVGWGFIYGDGNMFIGLSDFFYGDTSFSEDGLSPAVDFMFQMMFALIALTIAFGGFAERAKLSAYVIFAVLFSALVYPVVAHWIWGAGWLADHGKQDFAGSTVVHLTGAMAALAATVVLKPRIGKYNKDGSSNELAGHNQVYTALAVLLLWVGWFGFNGASTFGVEDAFFGYVILNTQLGAAAGAIAAMLLVWALTGKADVPTTLNGALAGLVAITASCGFVEPWAAVVIGAIGGLIVYASMRFFDRARIDDPIFALSVHGTVGVWGTISTGFFATHELSVGMDWGQPGLFYGGGFEQLGVQILGVAASGAYAFVVSFIILKIMDKVMGGIRVSEEEEIIGLDMSEHGSYGYPENIPHPDEQQAK from the coding sequence ATGGATACTGTACTTATGGATAATTTATGGGTCATTATTGGTACTTTTTTAGTTTTATTAATGATAGGTGGATTTATTTTACTTGAGGCTGGTTCTACTAGAATGAAAAACGCCGGCCACATTGCAGGAAAAACAATTTTTACAATTGGAATCGGCTCAATCGTATTCTGGGCTGTCGGTTGGGGCTTCATTTATGGTGATGGTAACATGTTTATCGGTTTATCCGATTTCTTCTATGGTGATACATCATTTAGTGAAGATGGGTTATCCCCAGCAGTTGACTTTATGTTTCAAATGATGTTTGCACTAATTGCCTTAACGATTGCATTCGGCGGTTTTGCGGAACGTGCAAAATTATCAGCATATGTTATATTCGCAGTTTTATTCTCCGCATTAGTTTATCCAGTTGTTGCTCACTGGATTTGGGGTGCAGGCTGGTTAGCGGATCATGGTAAGCAAGACTTTGCAGGTTCAACAGTTGTACACTTAACAGGTGCGATGGCAGCATTGGCTGCAACGGTTGTTTTAAAACCTCGTATTGGTAAATACAATAAAGATGGTTCTTCTAATGAGTTAGCAGGCCACAACCAAGTATATACAGCATTAGCAGTATTACTTTTATGGGTAGGTTGGTTCGGTTTTAACGGTGCAAGTACATTTGGAGTGGAAGATGCATTCTTTGGTTATGTTATTTTAAATACACAATTAGGAGCGGCTGCTGGTGCAATTGCAGCAATGTTACTAGTGTGGGCACTAACAGGAAAAGCAGATGTTCCAACGACATTGAATGGTGCATTAGCAGGTCTTGTAGCCATTACAGCATCTTGTGGTTTCGTTGAACCATGGGCAGCAGTAGTGATTGGTGCGATTGGTGGTCTTATTGTTTACGCGAGTATGCGATTCTTTGATCGTGCCCGTATTGACGATCCAATCTTCGCATTATCTGTTCACGGTACTGTCGGTGTTTGGGGTACGATTTCTACAGGTTTCTTCGCTACACATGAATTATCAGTTGGTATGGATTGGGGTCAACCAGGTTTATTCTACGGTGGTGGATTCGAGCAATTAGGTGTTCAAATTTTAGGTGTTGCAGCATCTGGTGCTTATGCATTTGTTGTATCATTCATTATCCTTAAGATTATGGATAAAGTAATGGGTGGAATAAGAGTTTCAGAAGAAGAAGAAATCATTGGTCTTGACATGAGTGAGCATGGTAGCTATGGTTATCCTGAGAACATTCCACACCCTGATGAACAACAGGCAAAATAA
- a CDS encoding exonuclease domain-containing protein, translating into MVMNQMLQFIKQMSGKMSDINPVTSQTDARKIAYIRNLQRELKQKDVLNTPFKDLTVVVFDIETTGFYPYNGDRILSIGAVKMKGSEVLRDQLFYKTIHSELPPSEEIAALTGITEAELRQAAPLPEVLRQFFQFVRSDTLIAHHSSHEKQFMKHASWTALKTSFQHRIIDTSFLTKVVSPGVSLITLDEWCDHYGVDIGRRHHALYDAAATAKLWSENVKKVEEMGFTNLKDIYTHIASLP; encoded by the coding sequence ATGGTAATGAATCAGATGCTTCAATTTATTAAACAGATGTCAGGGAAAATGAGTGATATCAATCCTGTTACCAGTCAAACGGATGCAAGAAAGATTGCTTATATTCGTAATTTACAAAGAGAATTGAAGCAAAAAGATGTGTTAAATACACCTTTTAAAGATTTAACTGTGGTAGTGTTTGATATCGAAACAACAGGTTTTTATCCCTACAATGGCGATCGAATTCTCTCTATAGGTGCAGTGAAAATGAAAGGATCAGAAGTCTTAAGAGACCAGCTATTTTATAAAACGATCCATAGTGAATTACCCCCTTCAGAAGAAATTGCAGCTTTAACTGGGATCACTGAAGCAGAACTAAGGCAAGCAGCACCTTTGCCAGAAGTGTTAAGGCAATTCTTCCAGTTTGTTCGTAGTGATACTTTGATTGCCCATCACTCCAGTCATGAGAAACAATTTATGAAACATGCTAGTTGGACAGCGTTGAAAACAAGCTTTCAGCATCGCATTATTGATACTTCTTTTTTAACAAAGGTTGTATCTCCGGGAGTTTCTTTAATTACATTGGATGAGTGGTGTGATCATTATGGAGTAGATATTGGCCGTAGACATCATGCGTTATATGATGCTGCAGCAACTGCCAAGTTATGGTCGGAAAATGTAAAAAAAGTAGAAGAAATGGGCTTTACGAATTTAAAAGATATTTATACACATATTGCTAGTTTGCCTTAA
- a CDS encoding DUF4097 family beta strand repeat-containing protein, whose translation MINIKKIIMIACILVLVGGIGSVMSYRFYEPATLAVTKEVQSTEITSIEIDIQNEKVDIIPTTDPTPKVELTGTEDSHSKTELVVEENNNTLSIHTENEMGKWFSFNFFNSSRTLTVYLPEQEYQRLAVEISNGSLQAQGLTINEVNVETKNGKIDLSDIVADSYQLKTSNGKIDLENVEGELAARANNGAISLVTENLDRNINFETDNGRIKIQSEKEPTNAVIDTKVDNGRINLFGDSDYNTIIGDGDNLVKLSTKNGSITVTQ comes from the coding sequence ATGATAAATATAAAGAAAATCATTATGATTGCCTGCATATTAGTATTAGTAGGTGGAATCGGCAGTGTCATGTCTTACCGATTCTATGAACCAGCTACCCTTGCTGTAACTAAGGAAGTACAAAGCACTGAAATTACTTCCATAGAAATCGATATACAAAATGAAAAAGTAGACATCATACCTACAACCGATCCTACCCCAAAGGTTGAATTGACAGGTACAGAGGATAGTCATTCTAAAACGGAATTAGTTGTAGAGGAAAATAATAATACATTATCGATTCATACAGAAAATGAAATGGGGAAATGGTTTAGCTTTAATTTCTTTAATAGCTCACGTACGTTAACCGTCTATTTACCTGAACAAGAATATCAACGTTTGGCAGTTGAGATTAGTAATGGAAGCTTACAAGCACAAGGTTTAACGATAAACGAGGTAAATGTAGAAACTAAGAATGGAAAAATAGATCTTAGTGATATCGTAGCGGATTCCTACCAACTGAAAACGTCTAATGGCAAAATTGATCTTGAAAACGTCGAGGGGGAATTGGCTGCGAGGGCGAATAACGGAGCAATTTCCTTGGTAACAGAGAATTTGGATCGCAATATTAATTTTGAAACAGATAATGGGAGAATTAAGATCCAGAGCGAGAAAGAACCAACAAATGCGGTCATTGATACAAAGGTGGATAATGGAAGGATCAATCTATTTGGAGATTCTGACTACAATACGATAATTGGGGATGGGGACAATCTGGTGAAATTAAGTACGAAAAACGGAAGTATTACCGTTACTCAATAA
- a CDS encoding DUF294 nucleotidyltransferase-like domain-containing protein → MSYEDIRKWREQHIHEQIDHEQLNNFHDDLMLKTVQLAMEKVKEEQGEVPAPFAFFLMGSASRREQSIWSDQDHGIIFDGPKQHQTYFQKLGTEIVDGMELVGYERCEGKVMASESRWTKSVEGWKQQITNWLDEESWQSLRHFSTFFDSRVLLGEERLLADVKQVTFSYIQSHPKIINRLVDNVGFIRKGVGVFGQILPEQSGKRTGQINIKTTALFPFVNALRLLVLCNQVMKTPTIERFAALKTKYSFLTEYQILFESLLAFKFQFTKDAVEYEEVHYIPLKKLSKKDKQELKEYMKKGAELFERTKNTIEKECSKW, encoded by the coding sequence ATGAGTTACGAAGACATAAGAAAATGGCGTGAACAACACATTCATGAACAAATAGACCATGAACAACTAAACAATTTTCACGATGATTTAATGCTAAAAACCGTACAATTAGCGATGGAGAAAGTTAAGGAAGAGCAGGGGGAAGTCCCTGCTCCCTTCGCTTTTTTTCTGATGGGTAGTGCGAGCAGAAGGGAACAATCGATATGGAGTGATCAAGATCACGGCATTATTTTCGATGGTCCCAAACAACATCAAACTTATTTCCAAAAACTAGGAACAGAGATAGTGGATGGTATGGAATTGGTTGGTTATGAACGGTGTGAGGGTAAAGTGATGGCGTCAGAATCTCGATGGACAAAATCTGTTGAAGGTTGGAAACAACAAATCACAAATTGGCTTGATGAAGAGAGCTGGCAATCGTTACGTCATTTTTCAACTTTCTTTGATTCTCGTGTTTTACTAGGTGAAGAAAGATTACTGGCAGATGTAAAACAAGTTACATTTTCATATATTCAAAGTCATCCGAAAATAATCAATAGATTAGTAGATAATGTAGGCTTTATCCGGAAAGGTGTAGGAGTATTCGGACAGATATTGCCGGAACAATCCGGAAAAAGAACCGGTCAAATAAATATTAAAACAACAGCACTGTTTCCATTTGTTAACGCCCTTCGACTATTAGTATTATGCAATCAAGTAATGAAAACACCTACTATCGAAAGATTTGCAGCACTTAAAACGAAATACTCCTTTTTAACAGAGTATCAAATACTGTTTGAAAGTTTGCTAGCTTTTAAGTTTCAGTTTACAAAAGATGCAGTCGAATATGAAGAGGTACATTATATTCCTTTAAAGAAGTTATCAAAAAAAGACAAACAGGAGTTGAAGGAATATATGAAAAAAGGTGCGGAACTTTTTGAGCGAACAAAAAATACGATAGAAAAAGAGTGTTCTAAATGGTAA